From a region of the Clostridia bacterium genome:
- a CDS encoding DUF805 domain-containing protein — protein MSWYIQAIKNYCNFSGRARRTEYWMFALISAVIVLLLGIIDGIIGIKLLTSLYSLFIVIPELSLSFRRLHDIDKSAWWLLIAFVPVIGAIVLLVFSLKPGTVGTNNYGDDPKATYIG, from the coding sequence ATGAGTTGGTACATACAGGCAATTAAGAATTATTGCAATTTCAGTGGAAGAGCAAGAAGAACAGAATACTGGATGTTTGCTCTTATCAGCGCCGTTATCGTATTGCTCTTGGGAATAATTGATGGAATAATTGGGATTAAGCTTCTCACAAGTTTATACAGCTTGTTTATTGTGATACCTGAACTTTCCCTGTCATTCCGCAGACTGCACGATATTGATAAGTCGGCGTGGTGGCTTTTGATTGCATTTGTCCCCGTAATCGGAGCAATTGTTCTTTTGGTTTTCTCGCTTAAACCCGGAACAGTAGGTACTAACAACTACGGTGACGATCCAAAAGCAACATACATTGGATAA
- a CDS encoding InlB B-repeat-containing protein, with protein sequence MSPITKRYGESISIESYIPTKYGYTFKGWFTDPRTKQN encoded by the coding sequence ATCAGTCCAATAACCAAACGATATGGCGAAAGCATAAGCATTGAAAGCTACATCCCGACAAAATACGGATACACATTCAAGGGATGGTTCACAGACCCCCGAACAAAGCAGAATTAG